AAATATCATTtctttatataataaaatattatttcctctctgttaattaaaataattcaattacaTTTAAATTCATCTAAAATTTCGGGTCATTCAATAGATTTGCAGTAAAAATACCTGAAAAGCTATCACCGGCGCATGCTGCTCCACTACTATGCGCCGGCGTGACAGCATACAGTCCATTGAAACAGTTCATGAACCGTAGTGGAATTGTGAGAGGAGGAATCCTCGGGCTGGGCGGAGTGGGTCACCTCGGTGTCATGATAGCGAAGGCGATGGGGCATCACGTGACGATGATAAGCTCCTCTGATAAGAAGAGAGAGGAGGCGATGGAGCATCTTCACGCCGACGCCTATCTAGTCAGCTCTGACGAGGCTGCGATGGCAGAAGCTGTCGACAGCCTCGACTATATCCTTGACACGGTCCCTGCTCTTCATCCCCTCGACATCTACATTTCGCTTCTCAAAGCGCAAGGGAGGATGTTGTTAGTGGTGGCACCTCCTCGCCCACTTGACTTTATCGCTTCGCATCTCATTCTCGGTATGcactttttaaataaatatgatacGACAACAAAATGATTCGTCAGCAACTTTTGGAAAAGTTTTACCTATGTTTTCATTAAATAAGGACATTTTTCTAGAAAACACTGTGATTAACTTCAAGTAATCTATTTTACCAAACTGCCCTTGTACAGGGAAGAAGGATGGAGGGGAGTTTGATGGGGAGCATGAAGGATATGGAAGAGTTGCTTAATTTGTGGACGGAGAAGGGATTGGTGAGTTTGATCGAGGTGGTGAATGCTGAATATGTTAACGAGGCGTTTGAGAGGATGGAGAGAAACGATGTGAGATACCGATTGTGCTTGATCTAGCTTCATGGACTAACAAACTTCATTGAACTTGTGATGCTTGAATTGTTTGTGTTACGTATGGTTGAAGAATTAGATGTAGTTGGAAATTCTGTTAATGAGCGGCCAGCTCACGTAGCGGTTATAACCGCGTCGGTTGAGAATGGGGAGAGCAGCTACGAGTCAGCCTAATCATACTTAAACCGTGGAGAGCACTCATGCATTCAGAATATAACAACATTCAGAAACAGAGAGAGAATCAATCAAGAGAGATAAAAGAGTTTGAGACTTGTGTAGTTTTCACTTGAGTTCATAGCTTCATTCTTAGTCTTGAGAGTTGTTTAGCTAGTCGAGTTTCTAGCTTGAGTTTGTAACCCTGTTTCGATCTTGATCAATAACACAACCGGCTCAACTTCGTCCGTGGATGTAGACTTACGTCGAACCACGTAATCCTCTTGTTCGTGTGTTTTCTTTACTCCTTTACGTCTTCACAacttggcgccgtctgtgggaaaaggGAATCGAATCCTTTTGTGAGGACGAATGGCCATCTCGCGGTATGAAGCAGAGAAATTCTCGGGGAAGAATGACTTCGGTTtgtggagattgaagatgagagccATGTTGGTTCAACAAGGGTTGGCAGAGGCCTTGAAAGCGGACTTCTGCAAGAAGGATCCAGAGGCCGATCCTAAAGAAGAGACGAGTGCAGAAGCTGACATCAAAGAGGCTGCCAAGAAGGCAGATCTGATGGAGCGAGCTCATAGCGCCATTATCTTAAACCTTGGCGATAAGGTGCTTCGAGAGGTGGCTAAGGAAACCACTGCAGCTGGTGTGTGGTTAAAGCTCGAGTCGCTCTACATGACTAAATCACTCGCCAACCGATTATACATGAAACAGAGGTTATATTCATACAGAATTGTGGAAGAAAGAGGGATCGGTGAGCAGATTGAAGAGTTCAATAAGGCCATCGACGATCTTGAAAACATAGATGTAAAGATGGatgatgaggataaggccatcaTCCTACTGAATGCGTTGCCAAGAAGTTTTGATCAATTGAAGGATGCCATGCTCTATGGAAGGGAGGCCACCATTTCGTTGGAAGAAGTTCAATCGGCACTGAAATGCAAAGAATTGCAGAGGCTGAACCAAAAGACTGGACCACATGAGCAGCAGGCAGAAAGTTTGAATGTAAAGTCATTCAAGGGCAAGAAGTTTCCAAGGAAGAAAACTGGAGTGCAGAAATTTCAGGATAATCACGCAAAGATGGCGAACGATTCTAAGGAAAAAGAAACCAGATCGTGTCATTATTGCAAGAAGCCCGGCCATATCAAGAAAAACTGTTTTTCatggaagaagaagcaagcTGAGGAAGAGAAGGATCAGCACAGCTCTGATTGTGTTGAAGGAATTGAAATAGCTCACATCATGAATGTCATGGATAAGGATGATAGGAGCTCATGGATAATAGACTCAGGTTGCACTTTTCACCTATGTCCAGTCAGAGAATGGTTTGAAGAACTACAAGAAATGGATGGATCCGTATTGCTGGGCAACAATCAGACATGTAAGATTGAAGGCATGGGTAATATCAGATTGAGACTTGCTGATGGGAGTATGAGTATTCTGCAGGAAGTCAGATTCATCCCAGAGATCAAGAGAAATATAATTTCTCTAGGAATGCTGGAAACAAAAGGGTACTCTACCATTTCCAGTAGAGGAATGATGAAGATTGCAAGAAATGGTGTGGTCATTTTCACTGCAACAAGAAGAAATAACCTATATTACATGGAGGCTCAAGTGGTGAGTGGATCCTTAGATTCGGTGCAGACTGCAGATTTGAAAATGTGGCACTCAAGGCTTGGTCATCTAAGTGAAGGAGGCATTAGAGAGCTTGTAAAAAGGGGATTGATCAACATCAGCAATGATCAAGAAAGATTGCAACTGTGTGAAGAATGTGTCCTGAGTAAGAGCAAGAAGTTGCCATATTCAAAGGGACTACACAGCTCAAAGGCTCCATTGGACTATGCCCATTCTGACCTTTGGGGGCCAGCCAATCCAGCAACTATGGGAGGTGGTAGATATTTCTTGTCAATCATAGATGACTTctcaaggaagttgtgggtatatgtTATCAAAGAAAAGTCTGATACATTCAAGAATTTCACATTCTGGCATGCTGAAGTTGAAACAGAAAGGGGAAGCTCGTTGAAATATCTCAGAACAGACAACGGGCTGGAGTTTCTCAGCCATGAATTTGAAGATTACTGCAGGAGCAAGGGGATAAGAAGGCACAAAACGATCCCAAGcaacccccaacaaaatggggttgcagagagaatgaataggaccATATTGGAAAGAGTTAGGTGCATGTTAATCAGTTCTGGAATGCCTAAATCCTTCTGGGGAGAAGCTGTTGCCACAGCAGCAAGGCTGATAAACAAGAGTCCTTCTTCTGCCATAGAGCATGAGACACCAGATGTGAGGTGGTATGGGAGGAAAGGTGATTACTCCAGATTAAGGCCATTCGGGTGTATGGCTTATGCTCATGTAAGGCAAAGCAAACTAGAGCCTAGAGCTCTGAGATGTGCCATGTTGGGATACCAAAGGGGAGTAAAAGGATTTAGACTATGGTGCCTTGAACCTGGAAAGCAGAAAGTGATACTCAGTAGGGATGTGATTTTTGAGGAACACAAGATGCCTTTTCTTGAAAAACAGAAGAACAATGATACTGACAGTAGCAATGATGATGCAAGGGTCCAGGTGGAGCTAGAGCAACCAAGTCCTGAATCTGAATCCAGTGATGGTTTGGATCAGCAAGGACAGCAGGAGACATCACAGGTTCGAGAAGACACAAGTTCTGGAGATGTGGGAGATGGTGGTGTTTCTAGTAGCTCCACAAGGGATGATGGATACCAGTTGGTCAGGGATAGGGCTAGGAGAATTCCTAAGCCTTCTTCAAAATATAGTGAAGCTGAGTATGTTCTGTTTGCCCTTTGTGTGGCAGAAAACATTGAGTATTCCGAGCCAGCAACTTATAGAGAGGCAATGCTCAGTAAAGAAAGAGTGCAGTGGCTGGTGGCAATGAGGGATGAGATTGATTCTCTCATCAGAAATGGTACATGGATTCTTGTTGATGCGGTAGCTGGGCAGAAGCCTATTACTTGCAAATGGGTCTACAAGAAAAAGGTGGAGACAACACCACAGAGATCAAAAATAAGGTTCAAAGCAAGGTTGGTTGCTAGAGGATTCAACCAACAAGAGGGGATCGATTATAATGAGGTTTTTTCCCCGGTTGTAAAGCATAGTTCTATTCGCATTCTTCTTGCAGTGGCCAATCAGAATGGATGGGAATTGCAGCAATTGGATGTTAAGACCGCTTTCCTACATGGGGATTTGGAGGAACGGATCTATATGCAGCAGCCCGAGGGGTTTGTGGATAAGAGGCAGAGTCAGAGAGTATGTTTGCTAAAAAAGAGCATATACGGGTTGAAACAAAGCAGCCGCCAGTGGTATAAGAAATTTGATCAGAACATGCAGAGAATGGGATTCAACAGATGTAAGTACGATAACTGTGTTTATGTCAGAAATAAGGGAAGTGATGCAGTGACATATCTCTTTTTGTACGTTGACGATATGCTCTTAGCCGGACCAAAGAGATCAGAGGTTGAGAAGGTGAAGCTGGAGCTGAAAAGGgcttttgagatgaaggatcttggagatGCAAGGCGGATTCTTGGTATGTATATTGTAAGAAATAAAGAGAAGAAGCTATTATGGTTGCATCAGCAGGATTACATTGAAAGAGTTGTCCAGAAATTTCAAATGGAGAGAGGAAGGGAGGCATCAACTCCAATATCTCTCAGCTCCAAACTCTCGAAGGATCAGTGTCCAAAGAATGCAGAGGAGGAGAAAGAAATGAGTTTGATTCCTTATGCAAATATAGTAGGAAGCATAATGTACACAATGGTTTGTACTCGGCCTGATGTAGCCCATGCGATCAGCGTAGCTAGCAGGTACATGTCGTATCCGGGAAGAGATCATTGGTTAGCTCTTAAATGGATCTTGAGGTATTTGAAGGGTACTGAGCAATATGGGATTCTTTACAAGGCAAAGAAGTCGGATAGAGAGGATGCTCTAATGGGATATTGTGATTCGGACTTTGCGGCTAACTTGGATAATAGAAAATCTCAAACCGGCTATGTGTTCACGTTATTTGGATCGGCAGTGAGCTGGAAATCAACATTGCAGCCAGTAGTGGCACTCTCGACCACGGAGGCAGAATATATGGCCTTAACTGAAGCAGTCAAAGAAAGCTATTGGCTGAGGGGTATGGTTGAGGAGTTTGGCATAAAACAGAGGTGCGTTAGTGTGTTATGCGACAGCAGCAGTGCTATTTGCTTGACGAAGCATCAAGTCTTTCACGAGAGAACAAAGCACATAGACGTGAAACTTCATTTCATacgagatgagattgaaaagggtgGAGTGAAGATAGTGAAAGTCAGCACAGAAGAAAATGCGGCGGACATGCTTACAAAGGCATTACCGACATCCAAGTTCAAATACTGCTTGGAGTTGGTAAATCTCTGCAGACATTAGGTGTATGAATCGATGATGAGAGCTGGTTTGTGTCTGATTCGTTCAACCAAGGTGGAGAATTTGTTACGTATGGTTGAAGAATTAGATGTAGTTGGAAATTCTGTTAATGAGCGGCCAGCTCACGTAGCGGTTATAACCGCGTCGGTTGAGAATGGGGAGAGCAGCTACGAGTCAGCCTAATCATACTTAAACCGTGGAGAGCACTCATGCATTCAGAATATAACAACATTCAGAAACAGAGAGAGAATCAATCAAGAGAGATAAAAGAGTTTGAGACTTGTGTAGTTTTCACTTGAGTTCATAGCTTCATTCTTAGTCTTGAGAGTTGTTTAGCTAGTCGAGTTTCTAGCTTGAGTTTGTAACCCTGTTTCGATCTTGATCAATAACACAACCGGCTCAACTTCGTCCGTGGATGTAGACTTACGTCGAACCACGTAATCCTCTTGTTCGTGTGTTTTCTTTACTCCTTTACGTCTTCACAacttggcgccgtctgtgggaaaaggGAATCGAATCCTTTTGTGAGGACGAATGGCCATCTCGCGGTATGAAGCAGAGAAATTCTCGGGGAAGAATGACTTCGGTTtgtggagattgaagatgagagccATGTTGGTTCAACAAGGGTTGGCAGAGGCCTTGAAAGCGGACTTCTGCAAGAAGGATCCAGAGGCCGATCCTAAAGAAGAGACGAGTGCAGAAGCTGACATCAAAGAGGCTGCCAAGAAGGCAGATCTGATGGAGCGAGCTCATAGCGCCATTATCTTAAACCTTGGCGATAAGGTGCTTCGAGAGGTGGCTAAGGAAACCACTGCAGCTGGTGTGTGGTTAAAGCTCGAGTCGCTCTACATGACTAAATCACTCGCCAACCGATTATACATGAAACAGAGGTTATATTCATACAGAATTGTGGAAGAAAGAGGGATCGGTGAGCAGATTGAAGAGTTCAATAAGGCCATCGACGATCTTGAAAACATAGATGTAAAGATGGatgatgaggataaggccatcaTCCTACTGAATGCGTTGCCAAGAAGTTTTGATCAATTGAAGGATGCCATGCTCTATGGAAGGGAGGCCACCATTTCGTTGGAAGAAGTTCAATCGGCACTGAAATGCAAAGAATTGCAGAGGCTGAACCAAAAGACTGGACCACATGAGCAGCAGGCAGAAAGTTTGAATGTAAAGTCATTCAAGGGCAAGAAGTTTCCAAGGAAGAAAACTGGAGTGCAGAAATTTCAGGATAATCACGCAAAGATGGCGAACGATTCTAAGGAAAAAGAAACCAGATCGTGTCATTATTGCAAGAAGCCCGGCCATATCAAGAAAAACTGTTTTTCatggaagaagaagcaagcTGAGGAAGAGAAGGATCAGCACAGCTCTGATTGTGTTGAAGGAATTGAAATAGCTCACATCATGAATGTCATGGATAAGGATGATAGGAGCTCATGGATAATAGACTCAGGTTGCACTTTTCACCTATGTCCAGTCAGAGAATGGTTTGAAGAACTACAAGAAATGGATGGATCCGTATTGCTGGGCAACAATCAGACATGTAAGATTGAAGGCATGGGTAATATCAGATTGAGACTTGCTGATGGGAGTATGAGTATTCTGCAGGAAGTCAGATTCATCCCAGAGATCAAGAGAAATATAATTTCTCTAGGAATGCTGGAAACAAAAGGGTACTCTACCATTTCCAGTAGAGGAATGATGAAGATTGCAAGAAATGGTGTGGTCATTTTCACTGCAACAAGAAGAAATAACCTATATTACATGGAGGCTCAAGTGGTGAGTGGATCCTTAGATTCGGTGCAGACTGCAGATTTGAAAATGTGGCACTCAAGGCTTGGTCATCTAAGTGAAGGAGGCATTAGAGAGCTTGTAAAAAGGGGATTGATCAACATCAGCAATGATCAAGAAAGATTGCAACTGTGTGAAGAATGTGTCCTGAGTAAGAGCAAGAAGTTGCCATATTCAAAGGGACTACACTGCTCAAAGGCTCCATTGGACTATGCCCATTCTGACCTTTGGGGGCCAGCCAATCCAGCAACTATGGGAGGTGGTAGATATTTCTTGTCAATCATAGATGACTTctcaaggaagttgtgggtatatgtTATCAAAGAAAAGTCTGATACATTCAAGAATTTCAGATTCTGGCATGCTGAAGTTGAAAGAGAAAGGGGAAGCTCGTTGAAATATCTCAGAACAGACAACGGGCTGGAGTTTCTCAGCCATGAATTTGAAGATTACTGCAGGAGCAAGGGGATAAGAAGGCACAAAACGATCCCAAGcaacccccaacaaaatggggttgcagagagaatgaataggaccATATTGGAAAGAGTTAGGTGCATGTTAATCAGTTCTGGAATGCCTAAATCCTTCTGGGGAGAAGCTGTTGCCACAGCAGCAAGGCTGATAAACAAGAGTCCTTCTTCTGCCATAGAGCATGAGACACTATGCTTTACAACCGGGGAAAAAACCTCATTATAATCGATCCCCTACAACAAGAGTCCTTCTTTGAATATCGTTGTCACCGTGCATTGACAAGAACCCTACAACGAGTTACAAACTTGTCCAATATCATCACATACTGCTGAACCAGAACAGATCATTGCACCACAAGCATCATTTCTTGCCTTGATTTTTTTGGACCGCCCTCGGAGCTGCACGTAAGTTTGTCAATGTCATAGAAACATCATGTTTAAGTGAGGAGCTACTGTAAAATGCTTCTACTTGTTCAATTACATTACTTGGTTCTTACTGAGGTTATGTTTTCTTCGACAATCAACAATATTTATGATCAATCATACGCAAATGAGTAAACCGAATGTGTCCTTTAAAAACTAACCTAACTACTAGAATTTTATACACAACAGATCAAACTATACAACATAAAGACACCCCCAAGTGAATTTCTCAGAAAATTTCTGACTGACAATTTGGACATATATcagatatttaaaaataattcgtCTAAGACACTGACGGATATTTAAAATTTCATCACGAGGGACTATCCACTACAGATTTTCATAGTTATACACACTAATTGGCATGAATATCTAGAAATACAACATGATTTCTGATTGATGACTAATTGATCTTGAAAACATCCATGAATATGAGAAAAGTTGAACAGAGCAAGATTCTATCAAACTATGAACAAGAAATGAACTCACCTAGCCCAATTGCATCTGAACTCTTCATGATCCTCAGCCTCTTACATGTGTCAATAAACATCCTGTAAGCAAAGCAGAGTGATGCCATATTACACAAATTACTAAAAGATATCAGTATCTTTCGAAACATATTTCATGTCATTAATAGGGAAAGCATGAAACTTAATGCAAAAAATAACCAGAACAGTATCTTAGGTCTCGACAATCAAACAACCAGAATCATAGTTTAGGCTTCTCCAATCAATGATCAAGAACAGTATCCATGGTATGGCTCCCTAAGCTTCGTTAAGTTCACCACAGCACAGGTTTTCATTCCCCTGATGGAAAAACTATCAACGATGTTCAGCTAATCTTACTTAGCTGAACCTACCTGACCATAGTTGTAGGAATACTCAGTAATTAAACTCTGCAGTGCTCCAGTAAGAAACTAAACGAAAAGGAAAATGCATTTCAGACCTACTTTCTGCAGTATCTTCCATAGCAATTGTAATAAACTAAAGTGCTAATGGTAGTTTATGACCACAACTTTTATTTAGTCTTTAAATGACGTCGACATTGCAATTTTTATCAATCTACGACACACAATGAGTAGAAGCACTAAAAACATTATAGTGCAAACTTcagaaattcattcaaaataaCTAACCAACATGAAATATGCATCTTGTGCAATTGATTTAAAAGGTAAAAAGTCATGAAATAATGTTCAGAACTATCAAATTAAAATCatcaatatataagtattaaTAAAATTAGCAGATCAATGCCAATTAAACGAATAGAAACAAGGCCACTGGATCTTACTCCCATGGAACATCACCAACAAGCATCCAATCGCCATCTTTATCCTCGTAAGTTAGAACATATTCAGATCCGTTTAGCAAGTCCTTCATTTTGCTCTCACTCATCATCTCCGCCCCAGGAGCACCATGGGAACCATACTGGCCTGCATCATACAATGGCAGTGACTTTTGCTTCTAGAAAGAACTTAAATCTTTAACTAGTAAAGAATCGTATGCAGCAACATAACTCACCTATCGTAAAGCAGCTGAACATCTTCTCCAGAGCAGATGAGAGTCCCTGGTAGGCAGAGTAAGTTCTGAGGTCGACCTTCCTTAGGTATGGAGCACCATCCATACTCACTTTCACAAAGGATGCGCCATTTGGTGCATTACCATCTACCTCTTCATTGTTCTTTGAGGTAGTTGCCAGAGTATTCTTTCTGAACTGTCTGACAGGTGGCCAGCCAACAACTTGTGCCCTGGCATGAGACGAGTGAGTATAAGATCGCGAAAATGAAATCACAAAATTCACCATCTTAAAGCCAAATTATCCAGTACTTTTCCTAACATCTGTTAGGCATCTAGTGAATACCATTAGAGACGAACCAGTAATTGCTTATAATTAGGACTTACTTGGTAGCAGGGGCACTAGCATCGTTATTTGTAGCAGCTTTGTAAACTGCTTCTTTC
This genomic interval from Salvia splendens isolate huo1 chromosome 13, SspV2, whole genome shotgun sequence contains the following:
- the LOC121762267 gene encoding probable cinnamyl alcohol dehydrogenase, which encodes MNRSGIVRGGILGLGGVGHLGVMIAKAMGHHVTMISSSDKKREEAMEHLHADAYLVSSDEAAMAEAVDSLDYILDTVPALHPLDIYISLLKAQGRMLLVVAPPRPLDFIASHLILGKKDGGEFDGEHEGYGRVA
- the LOC121762011 gene encoding auxin-responsive protein IAA9-like — its product is MSAPLLGVGGDEYQSNITLLASPTSLESVCQNGSELKERNYMGLSDCSSVGSLAISSTSDYSGRGLNLKATELRLGPPGSLSLGRGSEGCPESSTAVDEKLLFPLHPLKSLVTGNKRVFSDAMNGTSKGKHVLASEFDTMLSPRPSSNPSIKASNEVSAAQQTKVKEAVYKAATNNDASAPATKAQVVGWPPVRQFRKNTLATTSKNNEEVDGNAPNGASFVKVSMDGAPYLRKVDLRTYSAYQGLSSALEKMFSCFTIGQYGSHGAPGAEMMSESKMKDLLNGSEYVLTYEDKDGDWMLVGDVPWEMFIDTCKRLRIMKSSDAIGLAPRAVQKNQGKK